From the Rhodanobacter soli genome, one window contains:
- a CDS encoding sensor histidine kinase codes for MIPAFIARWFVPAPDSAVADNLRRGKSPWSDGVHLLWSMWIFITPLFDHGVRGYTLTWLLFTLGSYPVFLLLFAKLLLAPRRVAYLYAWGMAALCFCLLRWYPSGLSYFVYACVMLRHCETRRIRSYVIQVLLINVIYVALAWWIGYPTSLLVIMPATVFIVCTIVTVEQIHKEKDVALSLSHDEVRRLAATAERERIGRDLHDLLGHTLSLITLKLELSRKLFDRDVDAAKREVEEAEKVARHALAEVRSAVTGIRATDLAAELAAARLLLESSRVHLEYGSPPLDMPGEIERGLSLVLREAVTNIARHADASRVQIELVREHATVCMQINDNGRGGITGDGNGMSGMRERVRAMGGSLSVESPRGNGTRLRVVVPVPVLRLVETSRHPPSAASSAQATPGYPAA; via the coding sequence ATGATCCCCGCTTTCATCGCCCGATGGTTCGTGCCGGCCCCCGATTCCGCGGTGGCTGACAACCTGCGCCGAGGCAAGTCGCCATGGTCGGACGGCGTGCACTTGCTGTGGTCGATGTGGATCTTCATCACGCCGCTGTTCGACCATGGCGTGCGTGGCTACACGCTGACGTGGCTGCTGTTCACGCTAGGCTCGTATCCGGTGTTCCTGCTGCTGTTTGCCAAGCTGCTGCTGGCTCCTCGGCGAGTTGCGTATCTCTACGCATGGGGCATGGCGGCACTGTGTTTCTGCCTGCTGCGCTGGTACCCCAGCGGCCTCAGCTACTTCGTGTACGCCTGCGTGATGCTGCGCCATTGCGAGACGCGGCGCATTCGCAGCTACGTGATCCAGGTATTGCTGATCAATGTCATCTATGTGGCGCTGGCCTGGTGGATCGGCTATCCGACGTCGCTGCTGGTGATCATGCCTGCCACGGTGTTCATCGTCTGCACCATCGTCACGGTCGAGCAGATCCACAAGGAAAAGGATGTCGCCCTCAGCCTTTCCCACGACGAAGTGCGTCGGCTTGCCGCCACCGCGGAGCGTGAGCGGATCGGGCGCGATCTGCACGATTTGCTCGGCCATACGTTGTCGCTGATCACGCTGAAGCTGGAACTGTCGCGCAAGCTGTTTGACCGCGACGTCGACGCGGCCAAACGCGAGGTGGAGGAGGCTGAGAAAGTTGCCCGCCACGCGCTGGCCGAGGTGCGTAGCGCGGTCACCGGTATCCGTGCCACCGATCTGGCGGCCGAGCTGGCGGCGGCGCGCCTGCTGCTGGAGTCCTCGCGCGTGCACCTGGAGTACGGCTCGCCGCCGCTCGATATGCCCGGCGAGATCGAGCGCGGCCTGTCGCTGGTGCTGCGCGAGGCGGTTACCAATATTGCCCGTCACGCCGATGCCAGCCGCGTGCAGATCGAACTGGTGCGCGAGCACGCCACCGTCTGCATGCAGATCAACGACAACGGTCGCGGCGGCATCACCGGCGACGGCAATGGCATGAGCGGGATGCGCGAGCGCGTGCGTGCCATGGGCGGCAGCCTGAGCGTCGAGTCACCGCGCGGAAA
- a CDS encoding ABC transporter permease → MQTAISVTASAPVIGMPRRRVIGAYLEEARSECLRYMRAPGFMLPIMLFPAMFYLLFGVLMAKSNGAEAARYLLASYGVFGVMSPGLFGFGVSLALERDGGLLTFKRALPMPPGAYLLGKMLMAMAAAGVVILLLMAMALLLGHVTLNPLQAIALLLAGTLGVLPFCALGMFVGTLIKGQGAPGMLQLIYLPMSFLSGLWMPLPMLPKFLQQIAPVWPSYHLNMLALAAVGMSKGSLLGHALVLVGFAAAFLLMAARRLRRHG, encoded by the coding sequence ATGCAAACCGCCATTTCCGTCACGGCATCGGCACCTGTCATCGGCATGCCGCGCCGCCGGGTGATCGGCGCCTATCTCGAAGAGGCGCGCAGCGAATGCCTGCGCTACATGCGCGCGCCCGGCTTCATGCTGCCGATCATGCTGTTCCCGGCCATGTTCTACTTGCTGTTCGGCGTGCTGATGGCGAAGTCCAACGGCGCCGAGGCGGCACGCTACCTGCTGGCCAGCTACGGCGTGTTCGGCGTGATGAGTCCGGGCCTGTTCGGCTTCGGCGTGTCGCTGGCGCTGGAGCGCGACGGCGGATTGCTGACGTTCAAGCGCGCCTTGCCGATGCCACCGGGCGCCTACCTGCTGGGCAAGATGCTGATGGCGATGGCGGCGGCCGGCGTGGTGATCCTGCTGCTGATGGCGATGGCATTGCTGCTGGGACATGTGACGCTGAACCCGCTCCAGGCCATCGCCTTGCTGCTCGCAGGCACGCTCGGCGTGCTGCCGTTCTGCGCGCTGGGCATGTTCGTCGGCACCCTGATCAAGGGGCAGGGTGCGCCCGGCATGCTGCAGTTGATCTACCTGCCGATGTCGTTCCTGTCCGGCCTGTGGATGCCGCTGCCGATGCTGCCGAAGTTCCTGCAGCAGATCGCGCCGGTGTGGCCGAGCTACCACCTGAACATGCTGGCGCTGGCGGCGGTGGGCATGAGCAAGGGCTCGCTGCTGGGCCATGCGCTGGTGCTCGTCGGTTTTGCCGCGGCGTTCCTGCTGATGGCGGCGCGGCGCCTGCGCCGGCACGGTTGA
- a CDS encoding ABC transporter ATP-binding protein codes for MPQSHDPIARLDGAIKRCGRLTALDGADLQLHRGELLALLGPNGAGKTTAIGLLLGLIRADAGTVELFGRDPQRIEARRRIGVMLQNAELPPTLRVGELLRLTASYYPAPRAMAESAELAGVTDLLGRPYAKLSGGQQRRVQFALALCGRPELLFLDEPTVGMDIEARQKLWAAIRQLVAEGCSVLLTTHYLEEAEALADRVCVMSRGRMIHEGTVEALRARVALKRVRCLSTLPADTVRGWPEVSEVRRENERLHIGTAEAEAVVRRLLDADPQLGELEVQRAGLAEAFTELTRDADEPADTDQREAA; via the coding sequence ATGCCACAGTCCCACGACCCCATTGCCCGTCTCGATGGCGCCATCAAGCGCTGCGGTCGGCTCACCGCGTTGGATGGCGCCGACCTGCAACTGCACCGCGGCGAACTGCTGGCGTTGCTCGGCCCGAATGGCGCCGGCAAGACCACCGCGATCGGCCTGCTGCTGGGGCTGATCCGGGCCGACGCCGGCACCGTCGAGCTGTTCGGCCGGGATCCGCAGCGGATCGAGGCGCGCCGCCGCATCGGCGTGATGCTGCAGAACGCCGAGCTGCCGCCCACGCTGCGCGTGGGCGAGTTGCTGCGGCTGACCGCCAGTTATTACCCGGCACCGCGAGCCATGGCCGAAAGCGCGGAGCTGGCTGGCGTTACCGACCTGCTCGGCCGGCCCTACGCGAAACTCTCCGGCGGCCAGCAGCGGCGCGTGCAGTTCGCGCTGGCGCTGTGCGGCCGGCCCGAACTGCTGTTCCTGGACGAACCCACCGTGGGCATGGACATCGAGGCGCGGCAGAAGCTGTGGGCGGCGATCCGCCAGCTGGTTGCCGAGGGCTGCTCGGTGCTGCTGACCACGCATTACCTGGAAGAGGCCGAGGCGCTGGCCGATCGCGTCTGCGTGATGTCGCGCGGGCGGATGATCCACGAAGGCACCGTCGAGGCATTGCGGGCACGGGTGGCGCTGAAGCGCGTCCGCTGCCTCAGCACGCTGCCGGCCGATACGGTGCGCGGCTGGCCCGAGGTCAGCGAAGTACGTCGGGAAAACGAGCGTCTGCACATCGGCACCGCCGAGGCCGAAGCCGTGGTGCGCCGCCTGCTCGATGCCGACCCGCAACTGGGCGAACTGGAAGTGCAGCGCGCCGGCTTGGCCGAGGCCTTCACCGAACTCACCCGCGATGCCGACGAGCCCGCGGACACCGACCAGCGCGAGGCCGCCTGA
- a CDS encoding aminotransferase class III-fold pyridoxal phosphate-dependent enzyme, whose translation MGVINQLRELREFGGKPRTTGLDDASIERMAANDPLLVQAIAEAVARHHELRAELGDFLKLDEAEQLARVQAGFVNFYPDDAINPYLPATARGPWIVTLKGAVVHDNGGYGMLGFGHNDPAILAALARPQVMANVMSPSVSQLRFTAALDKELGRNRGGSPYARYLCLNSGSESVSLACRIADVNAKAMTDAGARYAGRTIKRLAVKGAFHGRTEAPALYSDSSRKTYQQNLASYRHENTLITVAPYDVTQLEAAFADADKHGWFIEAMFLEPVMGEGDPGRAVTPEFYKAARALTESHGTLLLVDSIQAGLRAHGVLSFVDYPGFEGLPPPDMETFSKALNAGQYPLSVLAVSERAAGLYRKGIYGNTMTANPRALDVALATLGELSDEVRSNIRERGKEFVDKLNALKNELGGLITKVQGTGLLFSCELAPEYKCYGADSTEEYMREHGVGVIHGGTNSLRFTPHFKVTSAEVDLIIAHVRKALLEGPRKAKAEAA comes from the coding sequence ATGGGTGTGATCAACCAGCTGCGCGAACTGCGCGAATTCGGCGGCAAGCCGCGGACCACCGGCCTGGACGACGCCAGCATCGAGCGCATGGCGGCGAACGACCCATTGCTGGTTCAGGCCATTGCCGAGGCGGTGGCACGTCACCATGAATTGCGCGCCGAATTGGGTGACTTCCTGAAACTGGACGAAGCCGAACAGCTCGCCCGGGTGCAGGCCGGCTTCGTCAACTTCTATCCCGACGACGCGATCAACCCGTACCTGCCCGCCACCGCACGCGGCCCGTGGATCGTCACCCTGAAGGGTGCCGTGGTGCACGACAACGGCGGCTACGGCATGCTCGGCTTCGGCCACAACGACCCGGCGATCCTGGCCGCGCTGGCCCGCCCGCAGGTGATGGCGAACGTGATGTCACCCAGCGTGTCGCAGCTGCGTTTCACCGCGGCGCTGGACAAGGAACTCGGCCGCAACCGCGGCGGCAGCCCGTATGCACGCTATCTGTGCCTCAACTCCGGTTCCGAATCGGTCTCGCTGGCCTGCCGCATCGCCGACGTCAACGCCAAGGCGATGACCGACGCCGGCGCCCGCTACGCCGGCCGCACGATCAAGCGCCTGGCGGTGAAGGGCGCGTTCCACGGTCGCACCGAGGCGCCGGCGCTGTACTCCGATTCCAGCCGCAAGACCTATCAGCAGAACCTTGCCAGCTACCGCCACGAGAACACCCTGATCACCGTGGCGCCTTACGACGTGACGCAGCTGGAAGCGGCGTTCGCCGACGCCGACAAGCACGGCTGGTTCATCGAGGCGATGTTCCTGGAGCCGGTGATGGGCGAAGGCGACCCGGGTCGCGCGGTGACGCCGGAGTTCTACAAGGCCGCACGCGCACTGACCGAATCGCACGGCACTCTGCTGCTGGTCGACTCGATCCAGGCCGGCCTGCGCGCGCACGGCGTGCTGTCGTTTGTCGACTACCCCGGTTTCGAAGGCTTGCCGCCGCCGGACATGGAAACCTTCTCCAAGGCGCTCAACGCCGGCCAGTATCCGCTGTCGGTGCTGGCCGTCAGCGAACGCGCCGCCGGGCTGTACCGCAAGGGCATCTACGGCAACACCATGACCGCCAATCCGCGCGCGCTGGACGTGGCCCTGGCCACGCTGGGCGAGCTCAGCGACGAGGTGCGCAGCAACATCCGCGAGCGCGGCAAGGAATTCGTCGACAAGCTCAACGCGCTGAAGAACGAGCTGGGCGGCCTGATCACCAAGGTGCAGGGCACCGGCCTGCTGTTCTCCTGTGAGCTGGCACCCGAGTACAAGTGCTACGGCGCCGACTCCACCGAGGAATACATGCGCGAGCACGGCGTCGGCGTGATCCATGGCGGCACCAATTCGCTGCGCTTCACCCCGCACTTCAAGGTCACCAGCGCCGAGGTCGACCTGATCATCGCCCACGTGCGCAAGGCGCTGCTCGAAGGCCCGCGCAAGGCCAAGGCCGAAGCGGCCTGA
- a CDS encoding PsiF family protein, with protein sequence MSLSLRLLAVSAAFAFAGAAFAASPAATPATAPAAKPHTAQQQRMIDCNKQATGKKGAERKTFMSSCLKGESTAAAPAAKQTQQGKMATCNADAKTKALKGAERKAFMSECLKGHAAA encoded by the coding sequence ATGTCACTGTCACTACGTCTGCTCGCCGTCAGCGCTGCCTTCGCCTTTGCCGGCGCCGCCTTCGCGGCCAGCCCGGCCGCCACCCCCGCCACCGCACCGGCTGCCAAGCCGCATACTGCCCAGCAGCAGCGCATGATCGACTGCAACAAGCAGGCGACCGGCAAGAAAGGCGCCGAACGCAAGACCTTCATGAGCTCCTGCCTGAAGGGTGAAAGCACCGCGGCCGCGCCAGCGGCCAAGCAGACCCAGCAGGGGAAGATGGCGACCTGCAATGCCGACGCCAAGACCAAGGCGCTCAAGGGGGCCGAGCGCAAGGCCTTCATGAGCGAATGCCTGAAGGGCCACGCCGCAGCGTAA
- the upp gene encoding uracil phosphoribosyltransferase: MKIVEVRHPLIQHKLGLMRRAGISTKEFRELASEVAALLTYEATKDLETIEEQIEGWAGPLQVHRIKGKKITIVPILRAGLGMLPGVLDLIPAAKVSVVGLQRDEQTLKPTTYYEKLSGRMDERTALIVDPMLATAGTLIATVDMLKAAGCKRIKGLFLVAAPEGLERVEAAHPDIEIYTAAIDERLNERGYILPGLGDAGDKIFGTKQLPAND, from the coding sequence ATGAAGATCGTCGAAGTGCGCCACCCGCTGATCCAGCACAAGCTCGGCCTGATGCGCCGCGCCGGCATCAGCACCAAGGAGTTCCGCGAGCTGGCCTCCGAGGTCGCCGCCCTGCTCACCTACGAGGCCACCAAGGACCTGGAAACCATCGAGGAGCAGATCGAAGGCTGGGCCGGGCCGCTGCAGGTGCACCGGATCAAGGGCAAGAAGATCACCATCGTGCCGATCCTGCGCGCCGGCCTGGGCATGCTGCCCGGCGTGCTCGACCTGATTCCCGCCGCCAAGGTCAGCGTGGTCGGCCTGCAGCGCGACGAGCAGACGCTGAAGCCGACGACCTACTACGAGAAGCTCAGCGGCCGCATGGATGAACGCACCGCGCTGATCGTCGACCCGATGCTGGCCACTGCCGGCACCCTGATCGCCACCGTCGACATGCTCAAGGCGGCCGGCTGCAAGCGCATCAAGGGACTGTTTCTGGTTGCCGCACCGGAAGGCCTCGAGCGCGTCGAGGCAGCGCACCCGGACATCGAGATCTATACCGCCGCGATCGATGAACGCCTGAACGAACGCGGCTACATCCTGCCCGGCCTCGGCGACGCCGGGGACAAGATCTTCGGCACCAAACAGCTGCCGGCGAACGACTGA
- the pip gene encoding prolyl aminopeptidase, whose product MPSSPLRSLYPEIEPFDSGFLSVSPLHTLYYEQCGNPNGKPVVFLHGGPGGGTNAKCRRFFDPAVYRIVLFDQRGCGKSKPHAELTDNTTWDLVADIERVRERLGVERWQVFGGSWGSTLALAYAQTHPDKVSELVLRGIFMLRRWELEWFYQKGCDALYPDAWETYLNAIPEVERGDLMSAYHRRLTSPDAKTRTDAARAWSVWEGATSFLWQDKSHIESSAEDEFALAFARIECHYFVNGGFFEHDDQLLRNIERIRNIPAVIVQGRYDVVCPLRSAWDLHRAWPEADLHIVQDAGHSAFEPGIVHELVEATDRFGR is encoded by the coding sequence ATGCCGTCGTCGCCGCTGCGTTCGTTGTACCCCGAAATCGAACCGTTCGACAGCGGGTTCCTGTCGGTGTCTCCGCTGCATACGCTGTACTACGAGCAGTGCGGCAACCCGAACGGCAAGCCGGTGGTGTTCCTGCATGGCGGTCCGGGCGGCGGCACCAATGCGAAGTGCCGGCGCTTCTTCGATCCGGCGGTCTACCGCATCGTGCTGTTCGACCAGCGCGGCTGCGGCAAGTCCAAGCCGCATGCGGAATTGACCGACAACACCACCTGGGATCTGGTCGCCGACATCGAGCGCGTGCGCGAGCGTCTGGGCGTCGAGCGCTGGCAGGTGTTCGGCGGTTCGTGGGGTTCCACGCTGGCGCTGGCGTATGCGCAGACGCACCCTGACAAGGTCAGCGAACTGGTGTTGCGCGGCATCTTCATGCTGCGCCGCTGGGAACTGGAATGGTTCTACCAGAAGGGCTGCGACGCGCTGTATCCGGATGCCTGGGAGACCTATCTCAACGCGATCCCCGAGGTCGAACGCGGCGACCTGATGAGTGCCTATCACCGCCGCCTGACCAGCCCCGATGCGAAGACGCGTACCGACGCGGCGCGTGCCTGGTCGGTGTGGGAGGGCGCCACCAGCTTCCTGTGGCAGGACAAGTCGCACATCGAATCCAGCGCCGAGGACGAGTTCGCGCTGGCGTTCGCGCGCATCGAGTGCCACTACTTCGTCAACGGCGGCTTCTTCGAACACGACGACCAGCTGCTGCGCAACATCGAGCGCATCCGCAACATCCCGGCAGTGATCGTGCAGGGCCGCTACGACGTGGTTTGTCCGCTGCGCAGCGCGTGGGACCTGCATCGCGCCTGGCCCGAGGCCGACCTGCACATCGTGCAGGACGCCGGCCATTCCGCGTTCGAACCGGGCATCGTGCACGAACTGGTGGAGGCGACCGACCGCTTCGGCCGCTGA
- a CDS encoding FAD-binding oxidoreductase, whose translation MSDPRLADLSRRLPELRLLTAPADLEHYGRDWTRRWDPAPLAIALPASTEEVQAIVRWANEQRVAIVPSGGRTGLSGGAVAANGELVLSLERMNRVLDFNAVDRTLTVQPGMILQHVQEAARQHGLVYPVDFAARGSCSISGNIATNAGGIRVIRYGNTREWIAGLKVVTGNGELLELNRGLIKNSSGYDFRQLLIGSEGTLGIVVEATLKLTDPPPPSQVMLLALPDMDALMQVFALFRARLALQAFEFFTDHALRHVLAHGAQRAIDGDYPYYVVTEFDAADERQQEAALAAFEQGMTEGWIGDGVIAQSEAQAAALWRLREGITESLAPRRPYKNDVSVRVSAVPAFLHEMQALLAHEYPQADVVWFGHIGDGNLHINVLRPDGLAEDAFIAQCEHVTKLLAATLQRHGGSISAEHGIGLVKRAYLESTRSAAEIALMRGVRKVFDPNGVLNPGKLFVTD comes from the coding sequence ATGTCCGACCCCCGTCTTGCCGATTTGTCCCGCCGGTTGCCCGAGCTGCGCCTGCTCACCGCACCTGCCGACCTGGAACATTACGGCCGCGACTGGACCCGCCGCTGGGACCCGGCGCCGCTGGCGATCGCGCTGCCGGCCAGCACGGAAGAGGTGCAGGCCATCGTGCGCTGGGCGAACGAACAGCGCGTGGCAATCGTGCCCTCCGGCGGCCGCACCGGCCTGTCCGGTGGTGCCGTGGCGGCCAACGGCGAGCTGGTGCTGAGCCTGGAGCGGATGAACCGGGTGCTGGATTTCAACGCGGTCGACCGCACGCTCACCGTGCAACCCGGGATGATCCTGCAGCACGTGCAGGAAGCTGCCCGCCAGCATGGCCTGGTCTATCCGGTCGATTTCGCCGCGCGCGGCTCCTGCTCGATCAGCGGCAACATCGCCACCAATGCCGGCGGCATCCGGGTGATCCGCTACGGCAACACGCGCGAGTGGATCGCCGGGCTGAAGGTGGTCACCGGCAACGGTGAGTTGCTCGAACTCAACCGTGGCCTGATCAAGAACTCCAGCGGCTATGACTTCCGCCAGTTGCTGATCGGTTCGGAGGGAACCCTGGGCATCGTGGTCGAAGCCACGCTCAAGCTGACCGATCCGCCACCGCCGTCGCAGGTGATGCTGCTGGCGCTGCCGGACATGGATGCGCTGATGCAGGTGTTCGCGCTGTTCCGTGCGCGGCTGGCCTTGCAGGCGTTCGAGTTCTTCACCGACCACGCGTTGCGGCACGTGCTGGCGCACGGCGCGCAGCGCGCCATCGACGGCGACTACCCGTACTACGTGGTGACCGAGTTCGATGCGGCCGACGAGCGGCAGCAGGAGGCTGCGCTGGCCGCGTTCGAGCAGGGCATGACGGAAGGCTGGATCGGCGACGGCGTGATCGCGCAGAGCGAGGCCCAGGCCGCCGCCTTGTGGCGGCTGCGCGAAGGCATCACCGAGAGCCTGGCGCCGCGGCGGCCGTACAAGAACGACGTGTCGGTGCGGGTCAGTGCGGTGCCGGCGTTCCTGCACGAGATGCAGGCGTTGCTGGCGCACGAGTATCCGCAGGCCGACGTGGTCTGGTTCGGGCATATCGGTGACGGCAACCTGCACATCAACGTGCTGCGCCCGGATGGTCTGGCCGAGGACGCGTTCATCGCCCAGTGCGAACACGTCACCAAGCTGTTGGCCGCGACGCTGCAGCGCCATGGCGGCAGCATTTCGGCCGAGCACGGCATCGGCCTGGTCAAGCGGGCATACCTGGAAAGCACCCGCAGCGCGGCGGAAATCGCCCTGATGCGCGGAGTGCGCAAGGTGTTCGACCCCAACGGCGTCCTCAATCCCGGCAAGCTGTTCGTGACGGATTGA
- the serA gene encoding phosphoglycerate dehydrogenase, which translates to MQTSYPRQDIKVLLLEGVSASAVENFRRAGYSQVELHAKSLPEDELKRRIGDAHIVGIRSRTQLTAEVLAQAKRLIAVGCFCIGTNQVDLGAARKLGVPVFNAPYSNTRSVAELVIAEAIMLLRGIPQKNAQCHRGGWAKSASGSYETRDKVLGIVGYGHIGTQVGVLAESLGMRVIFHDIETKLALGNARAVSSLDELLERADVVTLHVPETPATQLMIRREQLAKMRAGAMLINASRGSVVDIDALAAVLRAGHLAGAAVDVFPLEPKGNDDPFVSPLIGLDNVILTPHIGGSTLEAQDNIGIEVASKLVRYSDNGSTLSAVNFPEVALPEHPHSRRLLHIHRNVPGTLSRINELFSAGNINIDAQFLQTDGEVGYVVIDVSADEAQASELKTKLAAIPGTLRSRVLY; encoded by the coding sequence ATGCAGACCTCCTACCCCCGCCAGGACATCAAGGTATTGCTGCTGGAGGGCGTCAGTGCGAGTGCGGTCGAGAACTTCCGCCGCGCCGGCTACAGCCAGGTCGAGCTGCACGCGAAATCGTTGCCGGAAGATGAGCTCAAGCGGCGCATCGGCGACGCGCACATCGTCGGCATCCGCTCGCGCACCCAGCTCACCGCCGAGGTGCTGGCACAGGCCAAGCGGCTGATCGCGGTGGGCTGCTTCTGCATCGGCACCAACCAGGTGGACCTGGGCGCCGCGCGCAAGCTCGGCGTGCCGGTGTTCAACGCGCCTTATTCCAACACCCGCAGCGTGGCCGAGCTGGTGATCGCCGAGGCGATCATGCTGCTGCGCGGCATCCCGCAGAAGAACGCGCAGTGCCACCGCGGCGGCTGGGCCAAGTCGGCCAGCGGCAGCTACGAGACGCGCGACAAGGTGCTCGGCATCGTCGGCTATGGCCATATCGGCACCCAGGTCGGCGTGCTGGCCGAGAGCCTGGGCATGCGGGTGATCTTCCACGACATCGAGACCAAGCTGGCGCTGGGCAATGCACGCGCCGTGTCCAGCCTGGACGAACTGCTGGAACGCGCCGACGTGGTTACCCTGCACGTGCCGGAAACTCCCGCCACGCAGCTGATGATCCGCCGCGAGCAACTGGCGAAGATGCGCGCCGGCGCGATGCTGATCAACGCCTCGCGCGGCAGCGTGGTGGATATCGACGCGCTGGCCGCGGTGCTGCGCGCTGGCCACCTGGCCGGCGCCGCGGTCGACGTGTTCCCGCTCGAACCGAAAGGCAACGACGATCCCTTCGTCTCGCCGCTGATCGGCCTGGACAACGTGATCCTGACCCCGCACATCGGCGGCAGCACGCTGGAGGCGCAGGACAACATCGGCATCGAGGTCGCCAGCAAGCTGGTCCGCTACAGCGACAACGGCTCTACCCTGTCGGCGGTGAATTTCCCCGAAGTCGCCCTGCCCGAACACCCGCACAGCCGCCGCCTGCTGCACATCCACCGCAACGTGCCGGGTACGCTCTCGCGCATCAACGAACTGTTCTCGGCCGGCAACATCAACATCGACGCGCAGTTCCTGCAGACCGACGGCGAAGTGGGCTACGTGGTGATCGACGTCAGCGCCGACGAGGCCCAGGCCAGCGAACTGAAGACGAAACTGGCGGCGATTCCCGGGACGCTGCGCAGCCGCGTGCTGTACTGA
- a CDS encoding MerR family transcriptional regulator, producing MLDQGNNTELPAIPAKRYFTIGEVGELCGVKPHVLRYWEQEFPALNPVKRRGNRRYYQRHDVLMIRQIRSLLYDEGFTITGARARLEGPQARMEASISHQIVRQVRMELEEVLTLLRR from the coding sequence ATGCTGGATCAAGGGAATAACACCGAGCTGCCTGCCATCCCGGCCAAGCGCTACTTCACCATCGGTGAGGTCGGCGAGTTGTGCGGTGTGAAGCCCCACGTGCTGCGCTACTGGGAGCAGGAGTTTCCTGCGCTCAATCCGGTCAAGCGCCGCGGCAACCGCCGTTACTACCAGCGCCACGACGTGCTGATGATCCGCCAGATCCGTTCGCTGCTGTACGACGAAGGCTTCACCATCACCGGCGCGCGCGCGCGGCTGGAAGGCCCGCAGGCGCGGATGGAGGCGAGCATCTCGCACCAGATCGTGCGCCAGGTGCGGATGGAGCTGGAAGAAGTGCTGACCCTGCTGCGCCGCTGA
- the ihfA gene encoding integration host factor subunit alpha — translation MALTKAEMAERLFLDVGLNKREAKEFVDAYFEVVRGALESGEQVKLSGFGNFDLRLKNQRPGRNPKTGEEIPISARRVVTFRPGQKLKVRVEGYAGSRE, via the coding sequence ATGGCGCTGACCAAGGCAGAAATGGCCGAGCGGCTTTTCCTCGACGTGGGCCTCAACAAGCGTGAGGCGAAGGAGTTCGTGGACGCCTATTTCGAGGTGGTCCGCGGGGCGCTGGAAAGCGGCGAACAGGTGAAGTTGTCCGGTTTCGGGAATTTCGATTTGCGGTTGAAGAACCAGCGGCCAGGACGCAACCCGAAAACCGGCGAGGAGATTCCGATCTCCGCCCGGCGCGTGGTGACGTTCCGACCGGGACAAAAACTCAAGGTAAGAGTCGAGGGCTATGCTGGATCAAGGGAATAA